A region from the Arvicola amphibius chromosome 12, mArvAmp1.2, whole genome shotgun sequence genome encodes:
- the B3gnt6 gene encoding acetylgalactosaminyl-O-glycosyl-glycoprotein beta-1,3-N-acetylglucosaminyltransferase, with protein sequence MALPGRRSKNPKTLAFLLVGVTFVVLHQWILQEPTQKNTEVPTAAPLSSAAAVQLSPHLQAPLCVANASVNLTAGFQELPARIQDFLRYRHCRRFPQLWDAPHKCAGHRGVFLLLAVKSSPAHYERRELIRRTWGQERSYSGRQVRRLFLLGTSPPDEAAREPQLASLLDLEAREHGDVLQWDFADTFLNLSLKHVHLLEWTAERCPGASFLLSCDDDVFVHTANVVHFLEVQSPESHLFTGQLMDGSVPIRNSWSKYFVPPQLFPGKAYPVYCSGGGFLLSSRTARDLRSAARQVPLFPIDDAYMGMCLKQAGLAPSPHEGIRPFGVRMPGAERSSFDPCVYRELLLVHRFAPYEMLLMWKALHNPQLHCSRRHQAGPPETRKLGS encoded by the coding sequence atGGCTTTGCCCGGCCGCAGGTCCAAGAATCCCAAGACACTGGCTTTCCTTCTAGTGGGTGTGACTTTCGTGGTGCTGCACCAGTGGATTCTCCAGGAGCCCACGCAGAAGAACACTGAGGTCCCCACCGCAGCTCCCCTGTCTTCTGCGGCAGCGGTGCAGCTGTCGCCACACCTCCAGGCGCCCCTTTGCGTGGCCAACGCCTCTGTGAACCTCACGGCCGGCTTCCAGGAGCTGCCCGCCCGGATCCAAGACTTCCTACGCTACCGCCACTGCCGCCGCTTCCCGCAGCTGTGGGACGCGCCCCACAAGTGCGCGGGCCATCGCGGCGTCTTCCTGCTGCTGGCCGTGAAGTCTTCGCCCGCGCATTACGAGCGGCGGGAACTGATCCGGCGCACGTGGGGCCAGGAGCGCAGCTACAGCGGGCGGCAGGTGCGTCGCCTCTTCCTGCTGGGGACCTCCCCTCCCGACGAGGCGGCGCGCGAGCCTCAGCTGGCCAGCCTGCTGGACCTGGAGGCGCGCGAGCACGGCGACGTGCTGCAGTGGGACTTCGCGGACACCTTCCTCAACCTCTCGCTCAAGCACGTACACCTGCTGGAGTGGACAGCTGAGCGCTGCCCGGGTGCGAGCTTCCTGCTCAGCTGCGACGACGACGTCTTCGTGCACACGGCCAACGTGGTGCATTTCCTGGAGGTGCAGTCGCCCGAGAGCCACCTCTTTACCGGGCAGCTCATGGACGGTTCTGTGCCCATCCGCAACAGCTGGAGCAAGTACTTCGTGCCCCCGCAGCTCTTCCCGGGCAAGGCCTACCCAGTGTACTGCAGCGGCGGCGGCTTCCTCCTGTCGAGCCGCACAGCCCGCGACCTGCGCAGCGCGGCGCGCCAGGTCCCGCTTTTTCCCATCGACGACGCCTACATGGGCATGTGTCTGAAGCAGGCCGGCCTGGCGCCCAGCCCCCATGAGGGCATCCGGCCCTTCGGCGTGCGGATGCCGGGCGCGGAGCGCTCGTCCTTCGACCCCTGCGTGTACCGCGAGCTGTTGCTAGTGCACCGCTTTGCGCCCTATGAGATGTTGCTCATGTGGAAGGCGCTGCACAACCCGCAGTTGCACTGCAGCCGCCGACACCAGGCAGGGCCTCCCGAGACCAGAAAGCTGGGGAGCTGA